A stretch of DNA from Sphingobium aromaticiconvertens:
CGCGCGACGTTTATCTCGGCAGAAACTTCACCGAATGGATGCGTCGCCTAGGCTACCAAACCGTATCATATGGTCCACGCGGTACGGCAAACCTCATGCGGGAGCAGGTCGATCGGCTGCTGGCGTGCGAATGGCAGATCCGCTGGGACGGGACCGAAGCCGACGGTAATGCTTTTGCGGTGCGGGACGTCAAAATCTCCAACGAATATGCCGGGTCACTCGACAAGAATGGCTCTTTTGCTCGCGAAATCCGCATGTCGGAAGCGTTCTACAGCCATCTCATCGATCACGCGGTCCCGCTGAACGAGGTCGCGATCCGGGAGCTCAAGGGCACGCCGACGGCGCTAGACCTTTACACCTATCTTGCCTACCGTTTGCCGCGGATTGGGTCCGACAAGGGCCAGGTGATTTCGTGGGACCAGCTCGCCAAACATCTCGGCAACGAGGCTGACAGCAAACGCTTTCGCCAAACCGTTCGTGAGACGATGCAGATCGTATCGGCGGTGTACCCGAATGCAAACGTTGACCTATCGGGCCGGAAAGTAGTTCTACACCCGTCGCCAGCGCCGATGGAACGCAAGCTCGTGGGACCCCACCTACGGCTGATCGGCGCTGCTGCTGATGAAACGGCACTGAGATCATCGGTCAAGGGCGGTCGCGAGCCTGCAGTAGCCGCTGCAAAGGACGCTGAACCTCTGCTCGGATTCCCATCGGGGTCTCTCAGTTTTGGCACTCGCGAATCAGTGTTCCGAGAGATCGGCCTCACAAAGGGAAAACCGTGGTCCGTCGATACGATGGCCGATGCGTTCCGCGCCGGATTTCCCGATATCAAGAGACCGCGTTCAGAAAAGGAGTGGCTTCGCGTCTGGGACGCTTTCGTCGTACGGTACGCTGAGCGGAGGGCGAGTCGGCCGGACGACTGACCGATGATCTCCGAGCCGTTCACGTTGAAAATGCTCTTGGACGATTCTGTCTCATTTATCGGCAGGAGGAAAAAGGGGAGGGGGCTGAACACCTGAGCATGAGGTGAATTCGGTCGCTCCCTACTGTCAGCGAATTCAGCGTAAGCCATTGTTTTATTGGCGATAAAGTGTCGGCGTCACGCGGACAATCCTCCAAAGCGCATCGTGCAGCTTGGGGTAGCATCAAGAGTTGGCTCTGAGACCTGCCTTCCCCCTATCC
This window harbors:
- a CDS encoding replication protein RepA, whose amino-acid sequence is MNGDQHKPLGHQYALAMLTGGEEGVRKLATSAGTQLTIDAFLRVQDEEPVPAFLHSALCAMSLPTKRPKDDTQPIVREDGKYALAINPRPVLQNIDGKSVMRSLGVPYGAYPRVALIYLLSQAVMKQSRDVYLGRNFTEWMRRLGYQTVSYGPRGTANLMREQVDRLLACEWQIRWDGTEADGNAFAVRDVKISNEYAGSLDKNGSFAREIRMSEAFYSHLIDHAVPLNEVAIRELKGTPTALDLYTYLAYRLPRIGSDKGQVISWDQLAKHLGNEADSKRFRQTVRETMQIVSAVYPNANVDLSGRKVVLHPSPAPMERKLVGPHLRLIGAAADETALRSSVKGGREPAVAAAKDAEPLLGFPSGSLSFGTRESVFREIGLTKGKPWSVDTMADAFRAGFPDIKRPRSEKEWLRVWDAFVVRYAERRASRPDD